The genomic stretch AGTAGTTTAAAGAAAGTGACTAATCTCTCAGTAACACTTAGTATTTGGAGTTTAAGCGTTACAAATATGCTTTTGGATGTAGATTCCCTCACAGTCTTTTTCAAGTGTTGTACCAGCAGTGTAAAAGGTGCTCCAAAAAACCTAGGATCATATTATAACGCCCTACAGAGGTCTTTTTTTTTATGAAAACCTTAAAAGAAGAGTTACCAACGGTCGATCCAGACTCCAAAGAAATGGAGATAATATCATAAATCTCTAGGATATTGGAGGCTATTTATTCCATGTGATTTTAGGTGTAATTAATGCTTTTTTCTTTTATAAGTACAGTTTAATGAGGGTAAAAGCTTCTTTGATTAATATTTTGTTTAGTCAAAAAGAAATCAAAACAAAAACTAATATTTAATACTCAAATGAGTTTAGTACGTGTCACCTTCCAGCTGAAATGTATTCAGAATTTAATACATCCTAAATCAGGAAATATTTATTCAAAATTATCTTCAAATAAATATTTTGGTAATTTGGAGATCATTCACTCTTAGGTAAGATATAAAAACTGTTCAAGTGGAAACTTTTAGTCAGCAAACACGATCAAAATCTATATTTATAGGAATTTCTATTACTTGAAGCAGAACAATAGGTTGTAGTAGGAAGCTAAGGCCTAGCCCCAGGAGAACCCAAGATTACATCGCCGGTTTCTTTAGAAAGCTCTATAAATAATCCCATGTCGTTCGGTGTACCTGGTGGCTGGTAGGCATCTTCACCAGGAATACCCACACTTCGGATCAACTTTGCAAATCCACTAGGAGAGGCAATGGTAATTGCACGATTTACTTTTTTGCTGGAGGCCTCTACCACGTGAGGTGTGTTGGGGGGGATAAAAAGATGCTCTCCAGGGCAAAGGGTAATTTTCTCTTTGTTTAAATAGACGGTAAATTCCCCTTCCAATACATAAATCTGTTCTGCATATTTCGTATGCATATGCAAAGGAGTTTCCATCGCTGCAGGAAACTGACCTTCAATCAGATCATATGCTGAATTTGTTTGATGCTCATCTGCAAGAATGTTGAGGTAAGTGCCAAATAACCAAAATGTTTGAGACATATACTTTTTTTTATGGATTAATAGCATACTGCAGGCTAGAACAAGATGATATTCAATAGAAGCCAACATTACGTATGTCTGGCTCAGAATTAGTAAAAAAAGTGCCAAATAACATGGTTATTGTCAAAGACGAGAAAGACATCTTTAACTAACTAAAAACTAACGCATAATGAGTGATTCATTTTCTACATCGTCCACCTTCATCTCCCTTTTTCTCCAAAATATTAGAGATTTTATTTGGAGGCAACTCCATATAAATGGATTTTTATGAGTGCAGCTATGAAACAAATTCTAATGGAAATATGCTAGTAAGAGAGCATTGAAGATTCCTTTCTCTATAAATCACCATATCCAATAGTAAAAGTTTAATCGCAGAAAGTTTTATTCTCTTTTGCTTTTGCATTTTTTTAAGCGAATTTAAACCGTGGCTGTTTCCATTAAAACAATTGGATTCTTGTTAAATTGGGCAAAGGATCTAGAGATTAGCTTATTCTATTCCGGTATCAAGGTCAATTGTGAGGTACTCAAGGACTGAACCACTTTACTAATATCTCTATAGGTTCTAAGGAAAGAGCATCATAAACTACAATATAATGGAGATTACGAGTAACGTTCTCCATTATGTTGGATATGTTGGAGTTAAAAATTGGCAGCTGTCCTAAATTTAGGTATATCTATCTCCTAATTTTCTAACAATTAAAGCCGCATACAAGATGAAATACTAATGAATAATCTTTCTACCAGGGCAATACCTCAGCTGTGGGTTACCCAACTTATTCTTTTGAGTTTCATCACTGGATAACTTGCATGCAGTATCTTCCTAATTGGTCTTTTGTTTGTTAAACAATCTTACTATGAGCCATTTTCAACGAATCTTTTTGATTCTATGTTTATTGCTAACCCCCTATACACTGCATTCCCGAGAAGTTTCACAAAATGAAGCTGAAGACCTGTATCGGCTACTTGCACAAAGCAAGATGGATAGCAGCAGGGTTAAGCTCTACCTGCAGTTGGGAAATTACTATATTGAAAGGCCCGGGTCATTTCAATCAGATATGGATTCTGCCTTTGCCTATGCTAACCAAGCAAAAGAATTAAGCCGTACCCTTGGTTTTACAAAGGGAATTGCAGGTAGTCAAAAGGTATTTGCCCATGTCTTCCTAGGAAGCAAAAGAATAGGAGATTTACGGGCGTTACTTGAAAAGATGAAGCCTGATAAGAATAAGGCAGATGTACTACAATGGACTGGACGCTACTACCTTCAAAAACCCTATGAATTGGATGTAGATTTGGATTCGGCAGACTATTATGCCCAAAGCGCACTTAACCTGCAGGTACAGCTTAACGATAGTCTTGGCTATACTAGAAGCTTAATTATGCTGGCTCACATTAACAATGAGCGGGGTGATTTTCTTAAGAAAAAGCAGTATCAGAAAGAAGCAACACTGGCTATTGAAAAGGTAAAAGACCTTAGCACACAAGCAGGTTTGTGGTTTGTTTTGGGGAGTAGCTATACAAGGTCTGAAGAACCCGTAACAGATAGGATAATCCACTACAGAAAGGCACTGGCTCTATACAGGCAGCTCGGCAATAGGGAAAGAGAAGCATTTATACTTAGATGGATTGCCGATATGCATCAATATCAAGGAGACTATGCCCAATCCTTAAGAGAACTGCTGGAAGTCCTTCGCATTCAAAAATCAATCGGTTTAAAGAACTTGCATTACACCTATGAACTGTTAGGCCAGGTATATTCCCGGATGGGTAATTACGAACTGGCTCTGCCTTATGGGCTTGATGCTATACGAAGCGCCAGGACAAGTGGTGACACATTAAATTTGGATAAGTTCTACAGCCTTATGGGTCAAATATACATGGATTTGAACCAGCACGAAAAAGCGTTAGAGATGCACAGAACAGTTTTGACCAAACTGTCAAGAGAACCCGATAATGTGAGATCCCAGTTTCGGTTCATCAACATTAGAAAAATGAGCCAGTCATTGATTGCATTAAAACGACCGCAGGAAGCTTTAACGCTCATAGAGAATTTTTTAGAAACTAATCCCCCCAACATGTTGCTTGAAGAGATAGTAGCGGCTCTGAGCCTGGGAAAGGCGTTTATGGGATTACAGGATTATACAGAAGCAGAAAAGCATTTAAAAGGGGGGTTGGCGAAAGCAAGTGGTGCAAAAGGTAATGCAGGGTGGACTAATTTCTATGATATAAATGATGAAATTATGCTCTTTCACGCTAACCTAACGGCTTTATATTTAGCTACCGGACAGCTCCAGAAAGCAGCCTTCCACTTGAATCAACACTTCCAGATGCTTAATAAGCAGCCTGATCTTATTAAATTAAGTAATCTGCATTTGCAAGCTTTTAAGCTGGATTCCATGCAAGACAATCTCTCTTCGGCTATTGCGCACTATCAGCAATACAAAGCCCTTCAGGATTCGGTGTTCAATGAGCGCAAAAGCAATCAGATCATTGCCTACCAGGTACAGTATGAAACCGAAAAGAAAGAGCAGGATTTACAACTTAAAGAGCAAAGTATTAAAACCTTAATACAGGAAAAGCAACTTCAGCAAGAGAAAATAAATAAAGCGTTGCTCCTCCGAAATGGAATTATCGGGGGAGCCATTCTGCTCCTGTTATTTCTAGCAGTAATTTATAATCGTTACCGGCTTAAACAACAAAGCAATAGGCTGCTAAAAGACCAACAAAACAAATTACAAGAGCAACATGAAGAACTTCAATCCCAGCAGGTTTCTCTAAAGAAGCAACAGCAACAAATTCAGGAGAAGAATCAGGAACTGGAATTGCACTTAGATGAGAAAGATCGATTGCTCAAGGAAATCCATCACCGGGTGAAAAACAATTTGCAGATCGTCATGAGTTTGCTTAATTCCCAGGTAGCTTCCCTGCAGGATAAAGCAGCATTGACTGCCATCCAAGATAGCCTGAACCGGGTTCAGGCTATGGCGCTCATCCATCAGAAGCTATATCAGGCAGATGGAGTAGCCCGTATCCTAATGAAGGCCTACGTAAAAGAATTGGTGGCTTACCTTCAAGACTCGTATGATCTTTCTTTTAAAGATAATTTCAAACTGTTAATCGGACAAATAGAGCTGGATGTTAATATCGCTATCCCTTTAGGTTTAATTATCAATGAAGCAATAACGAATGCATTTAAGTATGCTTTCCCGGGGAAAAACTCCGGTACTATACTTATAAGTCTGCTGCAAAAATCTGATAAAATCTATGAGTTAACAATTGAAGATGACGGGGTGGGTTACCCTAAATCATTTAACCCTTCACAAAGCCGTTCTTTGGGTATGACACTGATTCATGGTTTTAGCGCACAACTTGGAGGAGAATTATCTATACAAGGTAGCGATGGAGTAAAAATATCACTTGTATTTTCTGACGAGAAATTAAGTTCAATTCATAATAAGGCAGAATATGTCTTTTAATCCTGCAAAACCGATACAGCCATCCCTTCAAACCATTCTGAAAATGGAAGTTATATTAGCGGTTGCCAATGATTTACGGCAGGATTCTTCTTGTTCGACCTTCTGGTCTTCTGATTGCTAAACTATCGTGTTATGAGTAACTGCCAACGTATACTTTATCATCTATGTTTGTTGCTGTTACCCTATAGCCTGCATGAACAATTAATCTCGCAAAGTGAAGCAGATAGTCTCTTGCGGATACTCCCGCATAGCAAGCCTGATACCAATCGGGTAAAAGTTTTGCTACGGCTGGACGAGTACAAGCGCTACAAACCCGGTGAGTCTAAAGCTGATCTGCACTCTGCCCGTATCTATGCCAGACAGGCTCGGGTCTTGAGCCATAAACTTGGGGATTACCATATCGAAGCCAAAACTCTCAACCAGTTGGGCTTTATCAACCGGGAATCAAAAGACTTTCACTTGGCATTTGCCTTCCATCAGGCGGCCACAAACCTCTTTTACCAGCCACTATGATTCCACGCCCCCCGATAATGTTCGCCTTCCTGCTGATTTTGTTGGTCTTCCTCACCGATTTCCGGGTCAGGGCTCAAACTTTTCATCCCTGGCTATCATCGGCCGCCGCTGATAGTGTACATAGACTGCTCCAGCAGAGTAAGCCCGACACAAACCGGGTAAACTGGCTGCTGCAACTGGGGGAAGATTTTGTAAATAAAAGCCAGTCTCATCTCATTCCAGGTGATCTGGATAGCGCCGACCGCTATTACGGGGAAGCCCTAGCCCTGAGCCAGTCACTGCACTTCAAGCAGGGGCAGATCCGCAGCGGGTACTTATCGGGCATACTCGCTTCCCATCAGGACAACTTTTCACAGGGCGTTTCGCTGGTTAAGCAAGCCCTGGCCCTGAGCCGTGACTTGGGCAGCCTGCCTCTGGAAGCAGAGGGGTGGTACTATCTGGGAGAAGCCTATGAACGTTCGCCGGAAGGCTTACCCGAAAGAATCCGCTGCTACAAACAAGCGAGGAAACGATATCGGCAACTTGGAAATCAGGAGAAAGAAGCGTATCTGCTCAAATGCATTGCCGATATGCACCTCCTACAGGGGGAATACGTGCAGGGGTACAGTGAGCTGCTGGAGGCACTCTCCCTGTACCGCTCGATTGGCTACCGTAAGCTCCATTACACATATGACCTGCTGGGGGTTGCAAATCACTACCTAGGTAACTACCAGGAAGCGATCCGGTACGGCCTGGCCAGTGTCGAAAGTGCCCGGGCCACTAAAGATACGGCAGGCATCAGTCTCTTTTACCGGCGGATCGGGCTGCTGCACGAAGAACTCAACCAGTGGGAAGAGGGACTGCACTTTTTACGCAAGGCACTGGCCAATCGCCTGCAGGAAAAAGACCAAGTAGAGATCGTGCTCATCGCCCGGCTAATGGTCTCTAACATGCTGGCGCAGGGAAAAGCCAGGGAAGCCTTCGATTTTTTCACAAAAATTGTAAAAGAACATCCCCCTACCAACAAGGACTCAAATTTGGAGATGGCTATTGCCCTGGCCGAGTGTCACCTGGCGCTGAAGCAATACCCGCTGGCGGAAAAATACTACCTGCAAATGATGGACATTGAAAAAATGATTCGTGAAAACGATTGGCGTAAAATAGAAAACTATCGGCGGATTGGAAATTTCTACCTCATCACCGGGCAATATGGCACCGCGCGCCATTACTTGGACGAGGCTCTCCGCCTCAATACCTTGAAAGGCTCAATGCAATATGCGGTGGACATTCATTTGCTGCTATTCAGAGCAGACTCCATACAGGGTCACTACCAGGAGGCCATTGTCCACTACCAGCGTTATAAATCACTTAATGACTCAATCTTCAACGAAAAGCAAAGCAGACAAATCGCCAATCTGCAAATCCAATACAAAACCAGGGAAAAGGAGCAAAACATTGCCCTACTGACCCAACAGAACGAGATTCAGCAGGCACATCTGAAACAAAAAGATTTTCAGCAGCAAGTAATTATCGGCGGAGCAGCCATGCTACTTCTGCTGCTGGGCGTCATTTACAACCGATACCGGTTAAAACAGCAAAGCAATAGCCTTTTAGAAAACCAGCAAAAGGAATTGCAGACTCAACATAGAGAACTACATACCCAGCAGGTCAGGCTACAGGACCAACAGTACCTGATTCAAGATAAGAATCAGACATTAGAGCGATTAGTAGTAGAGAAAGAACGATTGCTCAAAGAGATCCACCACAGGGTGAAAAACAATTTGCAGATCGTGATGAGCCTACTCAATTCCCAAGTAGCTTCCCTGCAAGATAAAGCTGCGCTATCTGCCATACAGGATAGCCAAAATAGAGTGCAGGCTATGGCCCTGATTCATCAGAAACTGTATCAGACAGAAGGTGTGGCACGTATTCCGATGAAAGCCTACATTGAAGAATTAGTGGCCTACCTTCGAGATTCCTACGCTCTCTCGCGGAAGGTTAAATTCAAACTGTTCATCGGACAAATAGAACTGGATGTGAATATGGCCGTTCCTTTAGGGTTAATTATCAATGAAGCGATTACTAATGTATTCAAGTATGCTTTCCCTGGAGAAAACTCAGGATCTGTACTTATAAGTCTGACACAAAAATCCAATTCAAGCTATGAATTAACAATTGAAGATGACGGTATAGGTTTTCCCGAAGCGTTTGATCCTTACCAAAGCCGTTCTTTGGGTATGACGCTGATTCAAGGTTTTAGCGCACAACTAGTCGGAGAATTAGCTATAGAGAGTAATCAGGGGATAAAAATATCCCTGATATTTAAAGAGGAAAAAATAAGCCAAAATCATAATTTAGCAGGTTATGCCAATTAATACCACCAACCAGATAATGCCCTCCCAAAAAACCATCTTGATCGTGGAAGATGAATTCGCTGTTGCCAATGATCTACGGCAGATTCTCGAAAAAGCCGGCTATCGGGTAAGTGGCATTGCCTTTACGGTAGCTAAGGCCATTGAAATCAAAAATCAGCAGAAGCCAGATTTGGTGTTACTAGATATTCTCCTTAAAGGAGAACAAACAGGCATTGACCTTGCCAGGATATTGGGAGAAGAGAATATTCCGTTTATCTATGTGTCGGCAAATACTAATTCAAGTATTCTTGAAGAGGTGAAAACCACCCAACCGTATGGATTTATTGTAAAGCCTTTCCGTGAAAAAGACGTACTGATAGCCCTGGAAATTGCCCATTATCGCCATGCTCATCGAATTGAAGTACGTGTAAGGAAAGAGCAAGCGCTGCAGATTGCCTTAACTGATGCATTCTCTGGAAATGAACCTTGGGAGGATCGCCTGCTGAAAGTAACCAGTCTTTTCCAAAAGCATATTCCATTTGATTATTTCATTATAGGTTTTGAAAAAAACCACTTAGTTGATGCCTACCGTTCTTGTAGTTTCTTTCGTATAGGAAAAGAAGAGTACCAGACTATCTGGATAGAAAACTTCCTTCAGATGACTGGACTTACCTTAAAAAAGTATCAGGAAATCCAGGAACAGATACCTGAAATGACAGAAGCTATCTATAATGGGGCAGCATTTGAAGAACTCTGTCGGAGAAACCCAATCAAACAATTGATCTCCAAGACTTTTAATATGGAGTCTAACTTGATCATCCCCCTTAAAACAGCAACAAACGGTACTTTCTTCCTCTCCTTTTTCAGCCGCCAGCCTTCTACCTACCTGAAAGAACACCTCTATATTCTGGAACGTTTAAGACCTTCTCTGGCCTTGACAGTAGACCGCCTGATGGCCTTTGACCAAATTAAGAAACTCAGTGAGCAATTAGATCAGGAAAACAAATATCTGCTGGAAGAAGTGAAAACAGGAGCCAATTTTGAAGAAATGATCGGAGAAAGCTCTGCATTGGTGAATGTGTTTAAAAGTATCAGTCAAGTAGCCCCTACAGATTATACAGTGCTGATTCTGGGAGAAACCGGTACAGGTAAGGAACTTATTGCCAGAGCTGTGCATAACCGCTCTTTCCGCAAAGGCAAAGCGTTGATTAAAGTAAATTGTGCAGCCTTACCCCCCCAGCTTATTGAAAGCGAATTATTCGGTCATGAGAAAGGCAGCTTTACCGGTGCCACTGAAAAACGTATTGGAAAGTTTGAACTGGCCCATGGAGGCACCATCTTTTTGGATGAAATTGGTGAATTACCTATTGAACTTCAGCCTAAATTGCTCAGAGTATTACAGGAAAGAGAAATTGAGCGAGTTGGAGGTAAAGGCCCGATTCCTGTGGATGTACGGATTATTGCTGCTACTAATCGAAACCTGCAAGATGAGATTGCTGCAGGTCGGTTCCGGTCTGATTTGTACTATCGTTTGAATGTATTCCCAGTCAAACTACCTCCTTTAAGGGAACGTAATGAAGACCTGATGCCACTAGCCATGCATTTCATGAAAAAGATCTCAAAGAAACTAGGGAAAAGTTTAACCGGGATTTCTGAATCTTCTAAACTCCAGATGCTTAGCTATCACTGGCCGGGAAACATACGCGAGCTGGAACACTTACTTGAGCGCGCGGCAATTATGGCTACCTCCCCAATAATTTCATTGGTAGAACCATTACTATCCGAGCCTTCGTCTGACCATGAATTGACTACAAGTGAGAACTCTTCTATGCCAATTGTAAAACCCCAAATTAAGGCTGAAAAAGATAATATTTTAAAGGCTTTAAACATAGCCAATTTCCGAATCCGCGGAAAAGGCGGAGCAGCTGAATTGCTGGATATAAAGCCAACTACCTTAGAGGCAAAGATGGCAAGGCTGGGCATTTACCGTAACCGCTAGCCTACTTTCCAGAGCTAGATCCATAGTTCGGGATTCTACCTAGTTTAGACATCAATTTTTGAGCTACAGGCCTTTAGCTATAATTTGATGTTCATCATAGACAGCTGCTTTCATAGTATAGCAATTTTATTTTTTTAGCATTGAAGAGTCAAAACGTGTCATAAAACCGAGAATAGCTCGAATGATCTGGTACAATCATTAATCCAAATTTGAAAATCTAAAGGCCACCCCCCAGTATAGTTAAGAGGCCCCACCAGTTAGAAATAAATAACCAACTAGTCGCCTAAGATTTCAGACTGACTTGCTTCTCAATACCCAACCGCTTCATTTTTGCAAAGAGTGTTTTATCCTTCATCTCCAAAATTGCAGCGGCGCCATTAGGCCCGCTTATCCGCCAATTCGTATGCTCGAGCACTTCAATGATGTACTCCCTTTGTTTCTCCTCAAATGGCTGAAAATCATTCCTGAAAGCTGAAATCTCATTTTTAGGGATCCAGCTACCTGGTCCCAAAGTGGCCCCATTCTCTACTATTACCGCCCGTTCGATCAGATTTTCCAGCTCCCTGATATTGCCAGGAAAATTATAATTCATTAAACATTCAATTGTTTTCGTAGCCACACGCTTAAAGGATTTCCCCGCTTTGGCGGAATATTTCTCCAAAAAATATTGGGCCAACAAGGGTATGTCGTCTTTACGGGAGCGTAAGGGGATATTGTAAATTGGGAACACGTTTAAACGGTAGTAAAGATCTTCCCTGAAAATTCCCTCCCGCATCATTTCTTTTAAGTCCCGGTTGGTTGCGGCAATAATCCGCACATCAACCTTGATTGTTTTGGTGCCTCCCAGTTCATCAAACTCTCCTTCTTGCAAGACCCTCAGCAGCTTTGGCTGGAGTTCAAGGGGCAGCTCCCCTATTTCATCAAGGAATATTGTCCCTCCATCCGCAAGTGAAAACTTGCCCATTTTATTGGCCACAGCACCTGTAAACGCACCCTTTTTATGCCCAAATAATTCGCTTTCCATGAGTTCTTTGGGTAAAGTAGCACAGTTGATTTTAATCAGGGGACGGTTTTTCCTTCTACTATTGTTATGTATGGCACTTGCCAGTAATTCCTTACCAGTCCCGGATTCACCTGTAATCAGTACCGTGGTATCAGTAGTGGCCACCTGATCTACCTGTGTCAGTACTTTTTTATACGAATCACTACTGTATAAAATGTTATTATAGTTAAAATTCTTACTGATCTCCTCCTGCAAATATTCATTCTCATTTTCAAGACGCTCCTTTAGCGACTTGATTTCTTCCAGTGCTTCATATAATTGCAAATCGTGTTTCTTCCTTGCCGTAATATCCCTTACAACAGCACAGCCTAAATCTTCACCATAATATTTTAAATGGCTTGCTGTAATATCCGCTGGGAACTTCGTCCCATTTTTCCTGGTAATTATCCACTCCAACCGGTGAGAGCCCTTTTCTCTAAGTTCCTTAAAATGCCCCTCCCAAAACCCCTTTGTTGTAAGAGAGGGATCTATCTGAAACATATTAAGACTATCCAGCTCCTGTTTGGCATATCCCAATTTTTCAATTAA from Algoriphagus sp. NG3 encodes the following:
- a CDS encoding histidine kinase dimerization/phosphoacceptor domain -containing protein, with the protein product MIPRPPIMFAFLLILLVFLTDFRVRAQTFHPWLSSAAADSVHRLLQQSKPDTNRVNWLLQLGEDFVNKSQSHLIPGDLDSADRYYGEALALSQSLHFKQGQIRSGYLSGILASHQDNFSQGVSLVKQALALSRDLGSLPLEAEGWYYLGEAYERSPEGLPERIRCYKQARKRYRQLGNQEKEAYLLKCIADMHLLQGEYVQGYSELLEALSLYRSIGYRKLHYTYDLLGVANHYLGNYQEAIRYGLASVESARATKDTAGISLFYRRIGLLHEELNQWEEGLHFLRKALANRLQEKDQVEIVLIARLMVSNMLAQGKAREAFDFFTKIVKEHPPTNKDSNLEMAIALAECHLALKQYPLAEKYYLQMMDIEKMIRENDWRKIENYRRIGNFYLITGQYGTARHYLDEALRLNTLKGSMQYAVDIHLLLFRADSIQGHYQEAIVHYQRYKSLNDSIFNEKQSRQIANLQIQYKTREKEQNIALLTQQNEIQQAHLKQKDFQQQVIIGGAAMLLLLLGVIYNRYRLKQQSNSLLENQQKELQTQHRELHTQQVRLQDQQYLIQDKNQTLERLVVEKERLLKEIHHRVKNNLQIVMSLLNSQVASLQDKAALSAIQDSQNRVQAMALIHQKLYQTEGVARIPMKAYIEELVAYLRDSYALSRKVKFKLFIGQIELDVNMAVPLGLIINEAITNVFKYAFPGENSGSVLISLTQKSNSSYELTIEDDGIGFPEAFDPYQSRSLGMTLIQGFSAQLVGELAIESNQGIKISLIFKEEKISQNHNLAGYAN
- a CDS encoding sigma 54-interacting transcriptional regulator; the encoded protein is MPINTTNQIMPSQKTILIVEDEFAVANDLRQILEKAGYRVSGIAFTVAKAIEIKNQQKPDLVLLDILLKGEQTGIDLARILGEENIPFIYVSANTNSSILEEVKTTQPYGFIVKPFREKDVLIALEIAHYRHAHRIEVRVRKEQALQIALTDAFSGNEPWEDRLLKVTSLFQKHIPFDYFIIGFEKNHLVDAYRSCSFFRIGKEEYQTIWIENFLQMTGLTLKKYQEIQEQIPEMTEAIYNGAAFEELCRRNPIKQLISKTFNMESNLIIPLKTATNGTFFLSFFSRQPSTYLKEHLYILERLRPSLALTVDRLMAFDQIKKLSEQLDQENKYLLEEVKTGANFEEMIGESSALVNVFKSISQVAPTDYTVLILGETGTGKELIARAVHNRSFRKGKALIKVNCAALPPQLIESELFGHEKGSFTGATEKRIGKFELAHGGTIFLDEIGELPIELQPKLLRVLQEREIERVGGKGPIPVDVRIIAATNRNLQDEIAAGRFRSDLYYRLNVFPVKLPPLRERNEDLMPLAMHFMKKISKKLGKSLTGISESSKLQMLSYHWPGNIRELEHLLERAAIMATSPIISLVEPLLSEPSSDHELTTSENSSMPIVKPQIKAEKDNILKALNIANFRIRGKGGAAELLDIKPTTLEAKMARLGIYRNR
- a CDS encoding cupin domain-containing protein, which translates into the protein MSQTFWLFGTYLNILADEHQTNSAYDLIEGQFPAAMETPLHMHTKYAEQIYVLEGEFTVYLNKEKITLCPGEHLFIPPNTPHVVEASSKKVNRAITIASPSGFAKLIRSVGIPGEDAYQPPGTPNDMGLFIELSKETGDVILGSPGARP
- a CDS encoding sigma 54-interacting transcriptional regulator; its protein translation is MEMCSNELSVKGLVLDKFPYEVIWLDYNGNVVYANEMFCTILGYSKKEALQLSISDINVTVTPDNWRSHWQEVSEKGVITFPAIHKTKGGRYYNVSVFAQHFSYNGTEFICGIGHEITESNFYKNLIDHTRVIGSVGGWELSLQDGSLLATTCALEIFNTEDSDDLIPSKIIYKFKNSSRLDSLFGQLIENAIAFDEVFETKDSPPRYIRAIAKPLQKRDEVFKISGVYQDVTDIMQKENDLALYKTIIDNAQDLIYVYNDKADLLHYSESLIEKLGYAKQELDSLNMFQIDPSLTTKGFWEGHFKELREKGSHRLEWIITRKNGTKFPADITASHLKYYGEDLGCAVVRDITARKKHDLQLYEALEEIKSLKERLENENEYLQEEISKNFNYNNILYSSDSYKKVLTQVDQVATTDTTVLITGESGTGKELLASAIHNNSRRKNRPLIKINCATLPKELMESELFGHKKGAFTGAVANKMGKFSLADGGTIFLDEIGELPLELQPKLLRVLQEGEFDELGGTKTIKVDVRIIAATNRDLKEMMREGIFREDLYYRLNVFPIYNIPLRSRKDDIPLLAQYFLEKYSAKAGKSFKRVATKTIECLMNYNFPGNIRELENLIERAVIVENGATLGPGSWIPKNEISAFRNDFQPFEEKQREYIIEVLEHTNWRISGPNGAAAILEMKDKTLFAKMKRLGIEKQVSLKS
- a CDS encoding histidine kinase dimerization/phosphoacceptor domain -containing protein → MSHFQRIFLILCLLLTPYTLHSREVSQNEAEDLYRLLAQSKMDSSRVKLYLQLGNYYIERPGSFQSDMDSAFAYANQAKELSRTLGFTKGIAGSQKVFAHVFLGSKRIGDLRALLEKMKPDKNKADVLQWTGRYYLQKPYELDVDLDSADYYAQSALNLQVQLNDSLGYTRSLIMLAHINNERGDFLKKKQYQKEATLAIEKVKDLSTQAGLWFVLGSSYTRSEEPVTDRIIHYRKALALYRQLGNREREAFILRWIADMHQYQGDYAQSLRELLEVLRIQKSIGLKNLHYTYELLGQVYSRMGNYELALPYGLDAIRSARTSGDTLNLDKFYSLMGQIYMDLNQHEKALEMHRTVLTKLSREPDNVRSQFRFINIRKMSQSLIALKRPQEALTLIENFLETNPPNMLLEEIVAALSLGKAFMGLQDYTEAEKHLKGGLAKASGAKGNAGWTNFYDINDEIMLFHANLTALYLATGQLQKAAFHLNQHFQMLNKQPDLIKLSNLHLQAFKLDSMQDNLSSAIAHYQQYKALQDSVFNERKSNQIIAYQVQYETEKKEQDLQLKEQSIKTLIQEKQLQQEKINKALLLRNGIIGGAILLLLFLAVIYNRYRLKQQSNRLLKDQQNKLQEQHEELQSQQVSLKKQQQQIQEKNQELELHLDEKDRLLKEIHHRVKNNLQIVMSLLNSQVASLQDKAALTAIQDSLNRVQAMALIHQKLYQADGVARILMKAYVKELVAYLQDSYDLSFKDNFKLLIGQIELDVNIAIPLGLIINEAITNAFKYAFPGKNSGTILISLLQKSDKIYELTIEDDGVGYPKSFNPSQSRSLGMTLIHGFSAQLGGELSIQGSDGVKISLVFSDEKLSSIHNKAEYVF